From the genome of Tachysurus fulvidraco isolate hzauxx_2018 chromosome 20, HZAU_PFXX_2.0, whole genome shotgun sequence, one region includes:
- the prkab1a gene encoding 5'-AMP-activated protein kinase subunit beta-1a isoform X2, translating to MGNTSSERSGVGQGEKANRRDSRGAKEGDRPKILMDSPEDADIFHGEDVKAPLEKEEFLAWRQDLESADKELLARPTVFRWTGAGKEVYVSGSFDNWANKIPLTRSQNNFVAIVDLPEGEHLYKFYVDGQWTHDPSEPVVTNQLGTINNIIQVKKTDFEVFDALMVDSQKCSDMSDLSSSPPGPYHQDAYIPKQDEKFKSPPILPPHLLQVILNKDTGISCDPALLPEPNHVMLNHLYALSIKVLQSSHLLL from the exons ATGGGAAACACGAGCAGCGAGAGGTCAGGAGTGGGTCAGGGCGAAAAAGCCAACCGCAGGGACAGCCGAGGTGCTAAAGAGGGAGACCGGCCCAAAATCCTCATGGACAGCCCTGAGGACGCAGACATTTTCCATGGAGAGGATGTTaag GCTCCCTTAGAGAAGGAGGAGTTTTTAGCTTGGAGACAGGACCTCGAGTCTGCTGATAAGGAGCTCTTGGCACGACCCACAGTGTTTCGTTGGACCGGTGCCGGAAAAGAGGTCTATGTTTCTGGATCTTTTGACAACTGGGCAAATAAGATTCCTCTAACTCGGAG TCAGAACAATTTTGTGGCGATCGTGGACTTGCCTGAAGGTGAACATCTGTATAAGTTCTACGTGGACGGACAGTGGACCCACGACCCATCCGAG cCTGTAGTGACCAATCAGCTCGGAACAATCAACAACATCATCCAGGTGAAGAAAACCGATTTTGAGGTGTTTGATGCTCTCATGGTGGACTCGCAGAAATGCTCAGATATGTCAG ATCTCTCAAGCTCTCCTCCTGGGCCATATCATCAAGACGCTTACATACCCAAACAGGACGAGAAGTTCAAGTCTCCACCCATCCTCCCTCCTCACCTGCTGCAGGTCATCCTCAACAAGGACACAGGCATCTCA TGTGACCCTGCTTTACTTCCTGAGCCCAATCATGTGATGTTGAACCATCTTTATGCTCTGTCCATTAAG gttcttcaaagtagccaccttttgctctga
- the LOC113633939 gene encoding phospholipase A2-like: MKTLHMVLLLVFGITIAQALDYRALWQLRGMILCVKPHSWPALDYADYGCYCGYGGSGTPLDDLDRCCQVHDKCYSDAMQDDSCWPILDNPYTEIYSYNCDKNTKTITCKSNNNACEMFVCECDRKVAECFSVNEYHEENKHASSDRCK, translated from the exons ATGAAGACCCTCCATATGGTCCTCCTGTTGGTTTTTGGCATTACTATTG CTCAGGCTCTTGACTACAGGGCGCTATGGCAACTCAGGGGTATGATCCTCTGTGTCAAGCCCCATAGCTGGCCAGCCCTAGACTACGCTGACTACGGCTGCTACTGTGGTTATGGTGGCTCAGGGACCCCTCTTGATGATCTGGACAG ATGCTGTCAGGTACATGACAAGTGCTACAGTGATGCCATGCAAGATGATTCATGCTGGCCAATCCTAGACAACCCTTATACTGAGATCTACTCCTATAACTGTGATAAAAACACTAAGACAATCACCTGCAAGA gcaaCAACAATGCCTGTGAGATGTTCGTCTGTGAGTGTGACCGGAAGGTTGCAGAGTGCTTTTCTGTGAATGAGTACCACGAGGAAAACAAGCATGCGTCCAGTGACCGCTGCAAATAA
- the prkab1a gene encoding 5'-AMP-activated protein kinase subunit beta-1a isoform X1 has translation MGNTSSERSGVGQGEKANRRDSRGAKEGDRPKILMDSPEDADIFHGEDVKAPLEKEEFLAWRQDLESADKELLARPTVFRWTGAGKEVYVSGSFDNWANKIPLTRSQNNFVAIVDLPEGEHLYKFYVDGQWTHDPSEPVVTNQLGTINNIIQVKKTDFEVFDALMVDSQKCSDMSDLSSSPPGPYHQDAYIPKQDEKFKSPPILPPHLLQVILNKDTGISCDPALLPEPNHVMLNHLYALSIKDGVMVLSATHRYKKKYVTTLLYKPI, from the exons ATGGGAAACACGAGCAGCGAGAGGTCAGGAGTGGGTCAGGGCGAAAAAGCCAACCGCAGGGACAGCCGAGGTGCTAAAGAGGGAGACCGGCCCAAAATCCTCATGGACAGCCCTGAGGACGCAGACATTTTCCATGGAGAGGATGTTaag GCTCCCTTAGAGAAGGAGGAGTTTTTAGCTTGGAGACAGGACCTCGAGTCTGCTGATAAGGAGCTCTTGGCACGACCCACAGTGTTTCGTTGGACCGGTGCCGGAAAAGAGGTCTATGTTTCTGGATCTTTTGACAACTGGGCAAATAAGATTCCTCTAACTCGGAG TCAGAACAATTTTGTGGCGATCGTGGACTTGCCTGAAGGTGAACATCTGTATAAGTTCTACGTGGACGGACAGTGGACCCACGACCCATCCGAG cCTGTAGTGACCAATCAGCTCGGAACAATCAACAACATCATCCAGGTGAAGAAAACCGATTTTGAGGTGTTTGATGCTCTCATGGTGGACTCGCAGAAATGCTCAGATATGTCAG ATCTCTCAAGCTCTCCTCCTGGGCCATATCATCAAGACGCTTACATACCCAAACAGGACGAGAAGTTCAAGTCTCCACCCATCCTCCCTCCTCACCTGCTGCAGGTCATCCTCAACAAGGACACAGGCATCTCA TGTGACCCTGCTTTACTTCCTGAGCCCAATCATGTGATGTTGAACCATCTTTATGCTCTGTCCATTAAG gaTGGAGTAATGGTTCTTAGTGCCACACATCGCTATAAGAAGAAGTACGTCACCACCCTGCTGTATAAACCCATCTGA
- the LOC113633956 gene encoding protein phosphatase 1 regulatory subunit 3C-B-like: MNAAKVMPVDLAMHMNLNRNQLLGLSRLRSHHAVSRPSMCDSQRPQAPRSPQIPASPVSVLNSMSPCGILKKKKRVVFADAKGLALTAVRIFKSDPPISDMDELSLPVKMQTESVQRKQPCLRLGFPQPSADLPSYFEGLAKSLVRLESCTLTYRSLLGKVRVCNISPKKAVHVRITYNSWRSHQDIQCTPIHEKNESSETELFVFNIPLPFCPNTQDRLEFCVSFRPGSGNMILWDSNGGQNYRILVENVNSEEAYMVEKIPLRPLNFQNRQSLPHRKCLALNKSANPCSHISSEKGGGILFDQ, from the exons ATGAACGCTGCCAA AGTCATGCCGGTGGACCTGGCCATGCATATGAACCTGAATCGCAATCAACTTTTGGGATTGTCCAGGCTTAGATCCCACCATGCTGTTTCTAGGCCTAGCATGTGTGATTCTCAGCGACCCCAAGCTCCTAGATCCCCACAGATTCCTGCCTCTCCAGTTAGTGTCCTAAACTCTATGAGCCCTTGTGGGatactgaagaagaaaaaacgaGTGGTATTCGCAGACGCTAAAGGACTGGCCCTTACTGCGGTGCGGATCTTCAAGTCGGATCCCCCAATCTCTGACATGGATGAGCTTTCTCTACCTGTCAAAATGCAAACTGAATCTGTCCAAAGAAAGCAGCCGTGTCTCCGCTTGGGGTTCCCTCAGCCTTCTGCTGATTTACCATCATACTTTGAAGGTCTGGCAAAATCATTGGTGCGTCTGGAGAGCTGCACCTTGACCTATCGATCGCTACTCGGAAAGGTGAGGGTCTGCAATATCAGTCCCAAGAAAGCCGTGCATGTTCGCATCACATACAACTCATGGAGGAGCCACCAGGACATCCAATGTACCCCAATCCATGAGAAGAACGAGAGCTCCGAAACAGAACTGTTCGTCTTCAACATCCCTCTTCCTTTCTGTCCTAATACTCAGGATCGTTTGGAGTTCTGTGTGTCCTTCCGTCCTGGATCTGGCAATATGATTCTTTGGGACAGCAATGGTGGACAAAACTATCGAATCCTTGTGGAGAATGTGAACTCAGAAGAAGCATACATGGTTGAGAAAATACCTTTGAGACCCCTTAACTTTCAAAATCGCCAATCATTACCCCATAGGAAATGTCTAGCTTTGAATAAGTCAGCAAATCCTTGCTCACACATTTCCTCTGAGAAAGGGGGAGGGATTTTGTTTGACCAGTGA
- the LOC113633924 gene encoding cell wall protein RBR3-like: MSWIMKRLHLIFIALVLWGNANRFGVWNRTFVVGWQAVDFNTTGDQNFQLATRVQPFELLARKSANGNAVGGNSESLLLASEVQTAQHDSSFVQSSVENSNSQAATTNQNQDKAEVSTSKIYWFDSLKTESTGTLLSQAQSAATPNLAYGSQTHSTYEAHSTIPVSASTSQAQSVGASTLYQGLTSGRYLPPLSQSIPSSSQSVVSTNQITGFPNQTSYQPSTTTQVSAGQSVSTAQAQSTLYQGLTSGRYLPSLNQSIPYSAQSVASTNQMSGFHWPSTTTQVSAGQSASSQAQSMGASTLYHGLTSGRYLPPLNQSIPSSSQSVVSENPIFGFQNQTSYQPSTTTQVSAGQSVSVSQVQGSYGAETSGHTKWYNILPGQTIPSSSQVSEIQRQSLNLPSSAPVWAGQSTSTSQAQSTGASTLYHGLTSGRYLPSLNQSIPYSSQSVANTNQMSGFHWPSTTTRVSAGQAASFQAQSVGASTLYQGLTSGRYLPSLSQSIPSSSQSVVSTNQITGFPNQTSYQPSTTTQVSAGQSVSTAQAQSMGASTLYQGLTSGRYLPPLSQSIPSSSQSVVSENPIFGFQNQTSYQPSTTTQVSAGQSVSVSQVQGSYGAETSGHTKWYNILPGQTIPSSSQVSEIQRQSLNLPSSAPVWAGQSTSTSQAQSMGASTLYHGLTSGRYLPSLNQSIPYSAQSVASTNQMSGFHWPSTTTQVSAGQSASSQAQSMGASTLYQGLTSGRYLPSLDQSIPSSSQSVVSENPIFGFQNQNSYRPSTTTQVLAGQSVSTSQAQSMGASTLYQGLTSGRYLPSLDQSISSSSQSVDSTNQISGFNQPSTTTAVSAGQTAFTSQSESIGGLLGQGLTSGRYLTSLAQSIPSSSQSVVSTNRISGWQNQMTYQPSTTTQDSDANSVSISHGSNGAETSGHANWYTSLPGQTLASSSQASEIQKPSLNPLIAKQLWAGQSVSISQAPFQHTLPQ; this comes from the exons ATGTCATGGATAATGAAGAG gCTCCATCTAATTTTCATTGCTTTGGTTCTTTGGGGAAATGCAAATAGATTTGGAG TGTGGAACAGAACCTTTGTTGTGGGTTGGCAAGCTGTAGATTTTAATACCACGGGGGACCAAAATTTTCAGCTTGCTACACGTGTTCAACCTTTTGAGCTACTGGCTAGAAAAAGTGCAAATGGAAATGCTGTAGGAGGAAATTCAGAAAGTCTTCTGCTTGCTTCTGAAGTCCAAACTGCTCAACATGATTCTAGTTTTGTTCAGTCTTCTGTTGAAAATTCTAATAGTCAAGCTGCTACTACAAACCAAAACCAGGACAAGGCTGAGGTGTCAACATCAAAGATCTACTGGTTTGATTCTCTAAAGACTGAAAGTACTGGCACTTTGCTCTCTCAAGCTCAGTCTGCAGCCACACCAAACCTGGCATATGGATCCCAAACCCATTCAACATATGAGGCTCACTCTACAATACCTGTTTCTGCTTCTACTTCTCAAGCACAGTCTGTGGGTGCTTCAACATTGTATCAAGGTTTAACCTCTGGCAGGTATTTGCCTCCATTGTCCCAGAGCATTCCATCCTCCTCCCAGTCTGTGGTCAGTACAAACCAAATTACTGGATTCCCAAACCAGACCTCATACCAGCCTAGCACCACAACACAGGTTTCAGCAGGTCAATCGGTTTCTACTGCTCAGGCACAATCCACATTGTATCAAGGTTTAACATCTGGCAGGTATTTGCCTTCACTGAACCAGAGCATTCCATACTCCGCGCAGTCTGTGGCCAGTACAAACCAAATGTCTGGATTCCATTGGCCTAGCACCACAACACAGGTTTCAGCAGGTCAGTCTGCTTCGTCGCAGGCACAGTCCATGGGTGCTTCAACATTGTATCATGGTTTAACCTCTGGCAGGTATTTGCCTCCACTGAACCAGAGCATTCCATCCTCCTCCCAGTCTGTGGTCAGTGAAAACCCTATATTTGGATTCCAAAATCAGACCTCATACCAGCCTAGCACTACTACACAGGTTTCAGCTGGCCAATCTGTTTCTGTGTCCCAGGTGCAGGGTAGCTATGGGGCTGAAACATCAGGACATACTAAATGGTATAACATTTTACCTGGTCAGACGATTCCATCCTCTTCCCAAGTGTCTGAAATCCAGAGGCAGTCATTAAACCTACCTAGCTCTGCACCAGTCTGGGCAGGTCAGTCTACTTCTACATCTCAAGCACAGTCCACGGGTGCTTCAACATTGTATCATGGTTTAACATCTGGCAGGTATTTGCCTTCACTGAACCAGAGCATTCCATACTCCTCCCAGTCTGTGGCCAATACAAACCAAATGTCTGGATTCCATTGGCCTAGCACTACAACACGGGTTTCAGCAGGTCAGGCTGCTTCATTTCAAGCACAGTCTGTGGGTGCTTCAACATTGTATCAAGGTTTAACATCTGGCAGGTATTTGCCTTCACTGTCCCAGAGCATTCCATCCTCCTCCCAGTCTGTGGTCAGTACAAACCAAATTACTGGATTCCCAAACCAGACCTCGTACCAGCCTAGCACCACAACACAGGTTTCAGCAGGTCAATCTGTTTCTACTGCTCAGGCACAATCCATGGGTGCTTCAACATTGTATCAAGGTTTAACATCTGGCAGGTATTTGCCTCCACTGTCCCAGAGCATTCCATCCTCCTCCCAGTCTGTGGTCAGTGAAAACCCTATATTTGGATTCCAAAATCAGACCTCATACCAGCCTAGCACTACAACACAGGTTTCAGCTGGCCAATCTGTTTCTGTGTCCCAGGTGCAGGGTAGCTATGGGGCTGAAACATCAGGACATACTAAATGGTATAACATTTTACCTGGTCAGACGATTCCATCCTCTTCCCAAGTGTCTGAAATCCAGAGGCAGTCATTAAACCTACCTAGCTCTGCACCAGTTTGGGCAGGTCAGTCTACTTCTACATCTCAAGCACAATCCATGGGTGCTTCGACATTGTATCATGGTTTAACATCTGGCAGGTATTTGCCTTCACTGAACCAGAGCATTCCATACTCTGCCCAGTCTGTGGCCAGTACAAACCAAATGTCTGGATTCCATTGGCCTAGCACTACAACACAGGTTTCAGCAGGTCAGTCTGCTTCATCGCAGGCACAGTCCATGGGTGCTTCGACATTGTATCAAGGTTTAACCTCTGGCAGGTATTTGCCTTCACTGGACCAGAGCATTCCATCCTCCTCCCAGTCTGTGGTCAGTGAAAACCCTATATTTGGATTCCAAAATCAGAACTCATACAGGCCTAGTACCACAACACAGGTTTTAGCAGGTCAGTCTGTTTCTACATCTCAAGCACAGTCCATGGGTGCTTCGACATTGTATCAAGGTCTAACTTCTGGCAGGTATTTGCCTTCACTGGACCAGAGcatttcctcctcctcccagTCTGTGGACAGTACAAACCAAATCTCTGGATTTAACCAGCCTAGCACTACAACAGCAGTTTCAGCAGGCCAGACTGCATTTACATCTCAGTCAGAGTCCATTGGGGGTTTATTGGGTCAAGGTCTAACCTCTGGCAGGTATTTGACTTCATTGGCCCAGAGCATTCCATCTTCCTCCCAGTCTGTGGTCAGTACAAACCGAATCTCTGGATGGCAGAATCAGATGACCTACCAGCCTAGCACTACAACACAGGATTCAGATGCCAATTCTGTTTCTATATCTCATGGTAGCAATGGGGCTGAAACATCAGGACATGCCAATTGGTACACAAGTTTACCTGGGCAGACTCTTGCATCCTCCTCCCAAGCGTCTGAAATCCAGAAGCCATCATTAAACCCACTGATCGCAAAACAACTTTGGGCAGGTCAGTCTGTTTCTATATCTCAGGCTCCTTTCCAGCACACATTGCCCCAGTAA